The Lactobacillus sp. ESL0680 genome has a segment encoding these proteins:
- the mutS gene encoding DNA mismatch repair protein MutS, which yields MMEQYYEIKKQYPDAFLFYRVGDFYELFEDDAVKGAQILELTLTHRSNKSENPIPMAGVPHVAVDSYVDTLVEKGYKVALCEQLENPKDAKGMVKRGIIQLVTPGTRMNDKPSEAKDANYLTSVVTTKSGFGLAYSDLSTGEIFATHLKTFAAVANELLSLRTREVVYNGHLSDADSEFFDKANITVSAPVELTEKHAEVSFVEQNLTNHVEKAAVQQLVGYLLTTQKRSLAHLQVAQSYEVSQYLQMSHTVQNNLELTASAKTGKKMGSLFWVLDKTHTAMGGRLLKQWLARPLLSVDQLTKRQEMVQALLDGYFTRENIIDALKGVYDLERLTGRIAFGNVNARELLQLAHSLQAVPTILTALQDADSKVLQDFATKIDPLKGVAELITTTIVDQPPIVTTDGGLIRPGVDRQLDRYHDAMNNGKKWLAEMEVSERQKTGIDNLKVGYNKVFGYYIQVTNSNKSKVPIDRYTRKQTLTNAERYITPELKEHENLILEAQSKSTDLEYDLFVKLREEVKKYIAALQKLAAQLASLDVFCSFAQVAEENNYCRPVFHTANQDVKVIAGRHPVVEKVMKAGAYIPNDVKLDEDTNIFLITGPNMSGKSTYMRQMALIAVMAQVGSFVPADSAELPIFDQIFTRIGAADDLISGQSTFMVEMTEANAALQAATKRSLVLFDEIGRGTATYDGMALAGAIVQYLHDEVGAKVLFATHFHELTAMEQKLPHLKNIHVGATEENGKLIFLHKILPGPADQSYGIHVAQLAGLPRKVLREATKLLKRLEAQGSNLGPAATQLDLFNTDEAAVGDDLDEPANEVTGKEKDILDEISNLYLADKTPLEVMQLVANWQEDLKDEH from the coding sequence ATGATGGAGCAATATTACGAAATTAAAAAGCAATATCCCGATGCCTTCCTTTTTTATCGCGTCGGTGACTTTTATGAATTATTTGAGGATGATGCGGTTAAGGGTGCCCAGATTTTGGAATTGACCTTGACGCACCGCTCGAATAAGAGTGAAAATCCAATTCCAATGGCAGGTGTGCCGCACGTTGCGGTTGATTCTTACGTTGATACTTTGGTGGAGAAGGGGTATAAAGTCGCTTTATGTGAGCAATTGGAAAATCCTAAGGATGCCAAAGGAATGGTTAAGCGGGGAATTATCCAGCTGGTAACGCCAGGTACGCGGATGAATGACAAGCCAAGTGAAGCCAAAGATGCCAATTATTTAACGTCAGTAGTGACAACTAAGAGCGGCTTCGGCTTAGCCTATAGTGATTTGTCAACCGGTGAAATTTTTGCGACGCACTTAAAAACATTTGCGGCCGTAGCGAATGAATTGTTGTCGTTGCGCACACGCGAGGTTGTTTATAATGGGCATTTAAGTGATGCCGACAGTGAATTTTTCGATAAAGCCAATATTACGGTTTCGGCACCAGTTGAATTAACTGAAAAGCATGCCGAAGTGTCTTTCGTTGAACAAAATTTGACTAATCATGTTGAAAAAGCAGCGGTTCAACAGTTAGTTGGCTACTTACTGACGACGCAGAAGCGCAGTTTGGCACACTTGCAGGTGGCACAAAGCTATGAAGTCAGTCAGTATTTACAAATGTCGCACACGGTGCAGAACAATTTGGAATTAACAGCTTCTGCGAAAACTGGCAAAAAGATGGGCTCCTTGTTCTGGGTTCTTGATAAGACTCATACAGCAATGGGTGGACGTCTGCTTAAGCAGTGGCTAGCGCGGCCGCTATTATCAGTTGACCAACTGACTAAACGCCAAGAAATGGTGCAAGCCTTACTTGATGGTTATTTTACCCGCGAAAACATCATTGATGCTCTCAAGGGCGTTTATGATTTGGAACGATTGACGGGTCGGATTGCCTTTGGCAACGTTAACGCCCGTGAATTATTGCAGCTAGCTCATTCTTTGCAGGCAGTACCGACAATTTTGACGGCATTGCAGGATGCAGACAGCAAGGTTTTGCAAGATTTTGCCACTAAGATTGATCCGTTAAAGGGCGTTGCGGAATTAATTACGACGACAATTGTTGACCAGCCGCCGATTGTGACTACTGATGGTGGGCTTATACGTCCTGGCGTTGATCGCCAGCTTGATCGTTACCACGATGCAATGAATAATGGTAAAAAGTGGTTAGCCGAAATGGAAGTTTCGGAACGGCAAAAGACGGGAATTGATAACCTCAAGGTTGGTTATAACAAGGTCTTTGGTTACTACATTCAAGTGACGAACTCTAACAAGAGTAAGGTGCCGATAGATCGTTATACCCGTAAGCAAACGTTAACCAATGCGGAACGTTATATCACGCCGGAATTAAAGGAGCACGAAAACTTAATTTTGGAAGCACAGTCCAAGTCGACAGATTTGGAATATGATTTGTTTGTTAAGTTGCGTGAAGAAGTCAAGAAGTACATTGCTGCTTTACAAAAATTAGCTGCACAACTAGCCAGTCTTGATGTTTTTTGTTCATTTGCGCAAGTTGCCGAAGAAAATAATTATTGTCGGCCCGTGTTCCATACTGCCAATCAAGATGTGAAGGTTATTGCAGGACGTCATCCCGTAGTTGAAAAGGTGATGAAGGCGGGCGCCTACATTCCTAATGATGTCAAGCTTGACGAAGATACCAATATTTTCTTAATTACTGGTCCGAACATGTCTGGTAAGAGTACTTACATGCGACAAATGGCGCTGATTGCAGTAATGGCGCAGGTCGGTTCGTTTGTGCCAGCAGATAGTGCTGAGCTGCCGATTTTTGACCAGATATTCACGCGAATTGGGGCTGCAGATGACCTGATTTCGGGTCAAAGTACCTTTATGGTTGAAATGACGGAAGCCAATGCGGCATTGCAAGCAGCTACTAAGCGCAGTTTGGTATTATTTGATGAAATTGGCCGTGGTACGGCAACCTATGACGGGATGGCCCTAGCCGGCGCAATTGTCCAATATTTACATGATGAAGTTGGCGCGAAGGTTTTGTTTGCGACGCACTTCCATGAATTAACGGCAATGGAACAAAAGCTGCCTCACCTCAAGAACATTCACGTTGGGGCAACCGAAGAAAATGGTAAGTTGATTTTCTTACATAAAATTCTACCAGGACCAGCGGATCAGAGTTACGGCATTCATGTAGCGCAATTAGCGGGATTGCCGCGCAAAGTCTTGCGTGAAGCAACCAAATTGTTAAAGCGGCTTGAAGCTCAAGGCAGCAACTTAGGTCCGGCAGCGACACAATTAGATTTGTTTAATACTGATGAAGCAGCTGTGGGCGATGACCTTGATGAGCCAGCAAATGAAGTTACAGGCAAGGAAAAAGATATCCTTGATGAAATTTCTAATCTTTATCTAGCTGATAAAACACCGCTTGAAGTAATGCAGCTGGTTGCAAATTGGCAGGAAGACTTGAAGGATGAGCATTAA
- a CDS encoding matrixin family metalloprotease, producing MKTIKNVLYALSVFVLLFISGPPAYAATAKFYEYSGTDLIKQDYYEIKQKKAFKYNLNGKQAYNSAAFVPERNNFVGYSWPDKNNITYTTDGTPRQAALTDDAAQRINSMNIVKLAPSASNPDITIHYVSQEKINSFNSDPNHDPNIMALGLTVYGNVWLTSNKYAPKTFIHVNVYVNKEENNSGYSLSNRVKWRLDYRNEAIIIHEFGHALGLDHSNNYSNLMSPSNSQFSENAMKNHTQILDQDFYNRLRTLYTEN from the coding sequence ATGAAAACAATAAAGAACGTTTTATACGCACTATCAGTATTTGTATTACTATTCATTAGTGGTCCGCCTGCTTACGCAGCTACGGCTAAATTTTACGAATATTCCGGCACAGACTTAATCAAACAAGACTATTACGAAATCAAACAAAAGAAGGCATTCAAATATAACTTAAATGGAAAGCAAGCTTATAATTCTGCTGCCTTTGTTCCTGAACGTAATAACTTTGTTGGTTATAGTTGGCCTGATAAAAATAATATTACCTATACTACAGACGGAACACCGCGCCAAGCCGCATTAACAGATGACGCTGCGCAACGGATCAATAGTATGAATATTGTAAAATTAGCACCTTCTGCAAGTAATCCTGATATTACCATACATTATGTCAGTCAAGAAAAGATCAATAGCTTTAACAGTGATCCTAACCACGATCCAAATATTATGGCCTTAGGCCTAACAGTATATGGAAATGTCTGGCTGACGTCTAATAAGTATGCGCCTAAAACGTTTATTCACGTTAATGTTTACGTCAATAAAGAAGAAAACAACTCAGGCTATAGCTTATCTAACAGAGTTAAATGGCGTTTAGATTATCGTAATGAAGCAATTATTATTCATGAATTTGGACATGCTTTAGGCCTAGATCACAGTAATAATTATTCAAATTTAATGTCTCCAAGCAACTCTCAATTTAGTGAAAATGCGATGAAAAATCATACGCAAATTCTCGATCAAGATTTTTATAATCGGCTTAGAACACTTTATACAGAAAATTAA